ATCATAGAACCAGAACTGACTTTTTCATAGTGTGGAACCTCGGAAACTTGGACGATTACAGAGTAAAACAGGGATATGTCATTTAGCCAGAAGGTCCTCTACTTAAcgactttgcaaagatgcttgcGGTCTCCATGGTTAACCCAAACTTATTCTTTCTCAGACATTGTTCACAAGAAAACAAAGCTTGCTCCTCTACAGGTTCTTCATGCTTCCACTTCTCTCCCTCTACAATTACTGCTTTAGATATACATACTCTTATATCCCAGTATCCATTTGTCCGTTTATACAAGTTTCCTTACAGGAAAGGAGAATGATTGATCGCTTTCGCATATGGGCCAAAGGAGGTGATGGTGGCAGCGGTTGTACCAGTATTCGTCGTAGTCGACATGATCGCCGTGGCACACCTGACGGTATGTTCTCTAATCAGTTCATACCTCATGGGTGGTGGGGAGGCAATATGTAACTAGTTGACTCTCATCTTCCATCTTTTCATAATTTCACTTCACTTCTGCCATCCTCCATCTTTGTGTGTTCCCCTTGGACTTCACTCCTGAAACAATTACCCTCACGCCGCATCGCTTCATTGATGTAAGGAAATCTATTATGGGTATCTCATAGTCATCTCAAGAGTCTTTTACCCCTCTTTTTAATGCATACTATTTTGTGTTCAAGCTCTTGTAAGTATTTTTGTTATTGGATCGAAGCGACAAATAGCTGAAGTAGCAAGGTcactttgttatattttttaagTATTTGATCGTAATAGCAATCACTGAGTAATTATGTCAAATTAATAATTCGTTTAAGTTTATGTAATCGTTAAAATCTAGAAACTCTTTGTTAAGCTCATACTACTATCAAATGAGATGAtattgaagaatataacaaagaCGCTTTCCCTCTGGTTATTTTTTGCGTAAATTTCAAGACTCTAAAATCTCTAAAACGCAATACTTTGGAATGATTGAGACGGAAAATTGATATGTTCTTGTCGATGCCTTTGAGCAATTATTCAATCGAATAAAATAATTGTTTTATCCTATTCAAACGCAAATAGCATCAGATAAA
This region of Nicotiana tomentosiformis chromosome 4, ASM39032v3, whole genome shotgun sequence genomic DNA includes:
- the LOC104094880 gene encoding probable GTP-binding protein OBGM, mitochondrial, producing the protein MSFSQKVLYLTTLQRCLRSPWLTQTYSFSDIVHKKTKLAPLQERRMIDRFRIWAKGGDGGSGCTSIRRSRHDRRGTPDDVGCTQTWRSPLPLPPLRVLLP